In a single window of the Cervus elaphus chromosome 1, mCerEla1.1, whole genome shotgun sequence genome:
- the LOC122696544 gene encoding small integral membrane protein 15-like: MYDLKAWAEYVVEWAAKDGFLTYGFLTTVILALTPLFLASAVLSWKLAKMIEAREKEQKKQKRQENIAKAKQLKKD, translated from the coding sequence ATGTATGACTTAAAGGCTTGGGCTGAGTATGTTGTGGAATGGGCTGCAAAGGATGGCTTCCTTACATACGGCTTCCTTACAACAGTTATTTTGGCTCTGACTCCATTGTTTCTAGCAAGTGCTGTGCTGTCTTGGAAACTGGCCAAGATGATTGAGGCCAGGGAAAAggagcaaaagaaacaaaaacgtCAAGAAAATATTGCAAAAGCTAAACAACTAAAAAAGGATTGA